TACTATAATacctttttaattaaaaaaattactattgATCAAGAAGATGGAGCCAATTATAAGACTAAAATGATCTAATTAAGAGTGAAAATGAATACATAAtagattatataaaaattttcacaTAACAGGAAAAGAGCATGTCATTGACTAATATCAAAAGAGAAATCAACCATaagaaaattaaggaagaaagaaaatgagaattcaATCTTACGTTTAATTTTTGTCCTAAAAGAGCCAAACAATGATGTTAATATAGGCTAAGATTAGAGATCACTCTCTTATATCAGAATGTATAAATTAATGTAAGAAAAACTGCCTCAGCAAAGCCAAATcatgaaatattgaaatttctttaattttagaagattaggcatattaaaaataaacagcTTCAGTTTGCTCTCGTTGAGAGTCGAACTCAAGACCTCCCGCTTACTAAACGGGTgctctaaccaactgagctacGAGAGCATCTGTTGGTAAAGCTGACaaagtattaaattattttcattataataaaaaatactcgatccaaccaaaaataaagaaaataagtgCGATGCCATTACATTACTTGAAATGTTTGTTACAAACTACAAACACAAAAAAACCCCACCCACTTTAACTACCAGGACAGGATGTCCACGGAATACTAAAATATCAACCGATACAATACTGTTCAATCAAAGATAGTCAATCATTCAACTGCTCTATGAGCTTTCTAGCTTTATGTAACCTTTCCAGTTGATAATTTCCACTTGCACCATACATACTACTGAATTCCTAAGCTAGGTGTTTAGTTGTGATCCTGACCTCAATTGTGTGGTTGCTTTTTGCCACATTTAACTGAATTTTGTGAATAATTGATGAGCCATATCCGATCCTTACTTCATCAACAGCTTTCTACAGTGGAATCCTGCAAATTTTGTTTTCAGATGTGTGAAATAAAATAAGACAGATACGAAGTCACTTAGCCAAAGCAAGTTGAAGTCATATTCATTAAAGTTTTTGCTCGAATATAaaagggataagtattgttttggtccgtAACATTGAAGGTCAGAATCGAAATCGTTTTcaacgtaattttttatttagaataattcttaacgttttttttttcgcaTTTAAAATCAccgtttttaataaattttttaattttattactaaattaccCCTATCCtaataaaaagattattaaaaaaagaaaagatgcaaGGAGGAGGGGAGAAAGGGAAAGGGGAAAAGGCGCGAAGGAGGGGGAAGGGGAAGGGGGACGACGCCGGCAAAGTTTGGAGCCGCCGTCGCCGTCATCGTCGCGAGCCAGAGAGAGAGCTTCTGCTTTTATACCGCCGCTCTTTACTACCGCGTTCTCGCCGCTACTTCTCGTCGGGTCCTTCTTCGCCACCGAGCACGAGCCAGCGAGAAAGGAGATccaagaaagagagagagcgtCGGTGGAGGAGAGGAGGTTGCTGCCATAGCCGCCGTCACCATCACAACACCTACATTATTTTTAGTCCGCCCACGAGCCACCGCTAAAGCCACGAACAAAAGAAGACGTCGCCACCGTTCATGCATGCTTCTGCCGCCGTGGAGTGCGTCGCCGGGAAGGAGAGCCCGACGCGAGGAGGGCGACGCgcgaagaagagagagagaaggatcTGAAGCTAAGTTGGGTTCCTACCACCACCGATCTGCCCAGCTCCCGTCGCTCCGTCACCCACGAGCTGCCGGTGGTTCTGCTTCGACTTCTACATCTGTTTCTTCTTCTACATctgtattttcttttgcttttgcatttgtttttgttttgtttctgcttctgattctattttttttattttgtgtgtttattttgttgttgaatttggtgttgttgattctaaatttaatgttgtttttacttctaaatttgattttaattctgATTATTAGTATTTGATGAGAGTAagagaggtggtggtggtggagtaAAGGAGGTGTTAGTAGTGGAAAAAGTATTGGTAGTaataaagaatatttttgtccgtaaaaaattaaaatgacgattttaatataaaaaaaatgttaaggatgattctaaatcaaaagttatgttaggaacaattttaatttggaaaagtatatggaaccaactaataatcagctaagaatggaacaacataattaattataattagttttattaatttataatttaattattgttgaCCACGTTCAAAACATGAGGAAAGATACGTTAGTAATAGGAGAGAATCACGGAACAGATACTTTGATCATTTATTAGTTGgttccatataattaattatgttttattaatgcgtaacacatgaaacatagaaatcatatccaaaaccatccaatttacaagaaaaagaaacatccgtGTGCCTATCAGTAGCAACATCCGGTTAAAGTCACCGATATTGAAATAATTTTAACTTTCAATgagaccaaaacaatacttatcccagTATAAAACTACCTTAACAACATTGTTGAGATAGAAAGAGCAAGAGAGACAAAACTATATAGTTGATTCTCTAGCTCCATGCTCGTCGTTACTTGTTTTTAATAGTAGAAGAACTTCGATTTTCTAGGTTACGCGTGGACAAGACAAGAGGTACTAAATTAGAGATGTTGTATGTATTAGGTATAATGCAAATTTGTTATGTTGTGTATGATGAGCTGAAATTATATTGGATTGGATTAAACGTGAGATACGAGATAATTTGTTAACAAAGATTAGTGGTTATTTATAAatcaaaaatgttatttgtatactaaaattagttattaatatatttgtgtataaatagatatgtaatttaatttatttttaatgtatatttatattccaatatatattttatactgatagcTAATTTTggtgactaattttaatgtacacatAGCATAATCCTTTATAAATGAAAtagaaaacatttaaaattttagtatatagttgaaaatcattatttttattttattattttatcttatttcgtATTTTTTAACAATACAATTTATGATGGATGAAAATTTTATTGGATATGTTATATATTAAAGGTTTAAGtattttgttagtctttatagttttaccaaatttttaattagatttttatatttttttcttttaattagattcttgcattgcttttaattttataattaggtattttttagtataaaaaatattaaaattaattgaaaattttttacaaattgaaaGTATCTACAATTAAAAACCTAACTAAAAGTAtaatttcagttttttttagAGACTGTTCTTTCTCGTAGAGCTTTGGTGATTTTTGGACACGATAAATTGTAGTAACGAAAATAATTAACTCGTTGAAGAATACTGACTGAAACCCTCAATTGCTCGCAACGAATTAGTCTATAAAGGATGTACTTCAATGTCATCTGCCACTCTCGCAAATTCCGTCAAATTGCTtcttaaaatctaaaaaaaactcCTTCTAGCTGGCCATCTCCCTAAGGACAATTCTTAATTTCACTCAATTCAccttattattttctttcttttaactTATTCTTAATATGTCTATATACTGTTGGATGTATACCATCAGTATACTTTTTAAAAGATTCTTACTTTTCGCTATGCTTAGGGATGACAACACTACCCGACGGGTACTCACCCCACCCTTATCCACTCGGAATAGGTAATTATCCGTCCCGCACCAGAGCGGGTTCTTGAACGGGGCGGGGCGGAACCGAATTTAGGTAATATCCcggtgtatatatataatatttgtaatatatgtaaaataattagtaaaataattaataatattgtatcatatttaaatttactttaatttatattttgtatgtgatgatggttatataaattttaaaatttaattttatttattaaattttaataattataagaacAGGTAGGAGCGGATATCCGTAAAAACggattaaaattcaattttttactaCTCACAGGTAGGAGCCGGACAAATTCTATACTTTTATGCTGATTATTATAAGACGGGACGGAATCGGATAAAGAAAAAACCCGCTCATACTCGTCAGTTTGCCTCAAAATTCCACCACCGCTATTATTCTTGCCATCTCTCTTACTAATAGCGGTCCTACTTTCTTATCATCACCACTCTCACTCCCATCGCTGCTACTCTCATCAGCATCAACTCTTCCTATCACTATTGTCACCACCTCTTGCTTTTAGATACCACCATTGCCGTTCCAACTGCTTCTCTATTTTTCTCCTCTCACTGTCCTTCAAACCACAATctctccaaccacctctttaTACCACCACTACCTCTTCAAGTTCTATTTATTTGGctgttgttatttttattttgttttatttttgttctaatttaaaataactttttttagaGTATTTCTCCTTTCTGTggtgataattatttttatgggtGTCTTAATTTTGGTAATTTGGTTTGTTTTAGTTTGGAAGAAACATTttacgaaaaaaaattttgttcgtAGAAGTTTTATGcatatttaaaaagtattttgatTTATTCGAAAAAGAAGATACCGTATTCTATTATAGTGTAACACGTTCGTATCGATTTAGAAACGCAGCAGACTTAGATTTGTCTCTATTTTCTACTCTTTAAGATTCTATAGAACCAAACATTGTGTCTCTTATCAGGTAATAATTTATCGGaataaatatatatctttttcattagaTATAAATTTTATGCTATTTTCGATTTTTAAATGTCTGCTTGATTTTTCTATGAATGaaagatttattatttatattaaatatatgtctgactactaatttttaaaaaattaaaacaaattcaataacaatttcacaaaaataatctttattataaaaaaattaaacatagtTGTTATATATCATTGCTAAATAGTTGTTATATATTATTTCAaagatatatttaatacaaataaaaatttttaaaaataaaataatttttttaatatttatataaatttaaaaaataaaaaatatactttacccaatATATAATTAACTTCTTTACTTCTTTGTAGTTTACTCGTCACTCTAAAATcgtatttaaaattaaaagcagGATGATGAAGGTTCTTAATATGTGGCTGGACTCGCAATCAcacttaatattatattatacttACTTTGACATGATTTTGTTTAGTTTAACTGAATTGTGTGGCTGCTATTATCTCTTTAAGTCAGTTCATTAATAAACTTTTTTAAGGATTAGCTAGTATCATTTTGGTTCTGTTTTGCAAAGTGAATGATTAAACTCAAGTCCACTTGCATTGTATAACAAACGAGTGGAAGAATGTACctacataaattaaattaaattaaatacattTGGATGGTCTAGTTAGATTTTACGTCAAGAAATCAAAAGAATAAGTGATCCACGTGCTTCAGAGTTTGGCTTAAGTAGTTTTTGTAAATTGTAAGTGGTTTGATGAGAagtataaaatagaaaaaatgaaaacgGATACANNNNNNNNNNNNNNNNNNNNNNNNNNNNNNNNNNNNNNNNNNNNNNNNNNNNNNNNNNNNNNNNNNNNNTCTTCacacctaaaccctaaatattATTGAAGTAGgaaaattataaatctaaaatttgtgtttgaataattgattttttttttcaaaaaaaagatatatgataaatataattatttagccaaggacatattttaaatttataaattggatttttttttttacaaaaataatacaaataatttattttattgaatatatagatatttatgagtgattttaataatttaattggaAATGATATATACGGTAGTGATGTCCCCTCAGTGTGGTCTCTGGAACCTTGAAGCTTCAATCTTCAACCTCCAAATCAATCTCTGTGGACGTGATCTCTCCGATTCGACAGAGTTTACCAGCTATGGACGCAGAATCGTCATGGAGCGCACGTCTCTCCTCTGCCTCAAAACGTTATCACGCCGCTCTTCATTCCCGATCAGgtacctctctctctctctctctctctctctctctctctagtcAATACCACccccaaattaattaattaaattaattgattaattagttGCGACAAAGATCCTAGCTTTAGAGCATTGGCATCGTTGCCAACATCCGGTGTTCCTTTTATgtgttatttttctaatttagtaCACAAATATTAAGAACATACATAGAAATTGTTCTTAAACTGAACATCACTGTTGTGCTAGAAAGTTGCTTTATTgtagctgctgctgctgctgccaCTGAATTCGGCATCAGAACGATGATTTTATCTAATTCTACTGTCCACTACTTGAAATGATAAGCCAAACTTCTTGTTTGGTGTCCCATTTTCCATGGAAGATAGAATAAATGGGATTGCTGATCTCAAATATCTTTGTCAGCTGGACCAGTCATATAAAAGTTTGACAGtgaagaattttaaaattatatggcATGACTTTACTCAaacatattattattgttactatGATATTATCTTTTTGTGAATCATAACTCATAAGATTCTCTACAAACCCCTCCCCCAGAAAGCGCACCCTCTTTCAACTTTggccttttcttttgttttatgttGTTTGCTTGTTTATGCACTGATTTATATGAGATTGTGTAAATGTAGATATGTTCTTGGGTTTTGACGAGAATGATGGGGATGATGATATAAGGGAGGAGTTTCTATGCCCATTCTGTTCTGAGtattttgatattgttggatTATGCTGCCACATTGATGAAGAGCATCCCGTTGAAGCCAAAAATGGGGTATGACTATTCCATTTGCCATTCAACAAATTTTCTAGTGTATGTGATCTAGTTGCTGCTCAATTAGGGCTTGGCCTTAAAAAAGTGCTGGTTATCTTAGTTTGTCCTTTGCATCTTGCAGAGGCCCTTAGAAATCTATGCCTAGTTGGAAGTTTTAGTTGAGAATATACTAGGATGATTTTATAGATATTCCAGATTAGTAACATTGAGAATATTTTTCCTTCCTTCCCCTCTTTCTACTTTATCAGGAGTGTTAGTTtagtctcttttttttttttcccgtTAGGAGGGGGATTTGATCTCTGGAAATTccaattccaattcaatttttggCATCTCTTATGCAGGTTTGTCCAGTTTGCACATTGAGGGTGGGGGTGGACATGGTTGCACACATAACCCTACAACATGGAAACATACTTAAGATATCCTTTTTCACTTGTgtttaatatttatttgcccatttttttcaaatagtatttatattaaacaTCCACTTAATGCAGGTTTGACTTTTCAGCTTTCAGTACATTATTCGAAATTTAGCATTAAGTAAAATCTCTTTAAATAACCGCATTTCTGCtgtgcctttttttttttttgtttgaaagagTATACTTTTGCAAAGATCGATCCCCATTATTTTAGCTGGTAGCCAAGTACACAAGTTTCTAAACCAATGCTGATTCAACATTTCTGCTTAATGCATTTGCAATCTACTAATGTGTGAATGCTTAGTTAGTAATCTTAATGCTTATTGAACATAGGGGTGTCAATAGgcagggtagggtagggtttggatCCAACTCTAACTCTACCCGCAGgttgagatttttatataaactcaaCCATACCCTACCCATAGGTTGAGAATATCCCAACTCTAACCCTACCCGTTTGTAACCTGCGGGTACTCGATCCTACCCATGAGTTATCAAAAAGATGtaacattattatataactttgatgataatttaaaatagaactgatttttatgttaaaaaaaaacgtattaaattatcaattaataatcTCTTAGTGGCTAAGGATCTTTTGCATTTAGTGATAGGTATTTGGCTCAGCATCCACatgaaacatatatatatatatatatatggggtGCGGGTTGGTCAGTTAGGGTTGAAGCTCAACccgtaccctaccctacccgttGCGGATCGGGTTGGGTACCCTCAGTTAGGGTGCATGTTGCCACCCCTAACTGAGCATTTGTCTAAACCCTAACTGACCAACCCGCACCCTACCCTACCCGTTGCGGATCGGGTTGGGTACCCTCAGTTAAGGTGCATGTTGCCACCCCGAACTGAGCATTTGTGCTTATTAGATGCATATCTTTAGCCAAGGTcgattttttccagtttaatTACACTTTCTCATGCTATTGCATTATAGCATTGTGCCTTTATTATTACAAGGATGGTATTTTGTATATGATGTGTTGATTCCTTAGCCAGTAAATACATGCAGCGCAAGAGGAAATCACGCAAAGGTGGATCCTATTCGACACTCTCTTTATTGAGGAAAGAGCTACGAGAAGGAAATTTACAAACCCTTTTTGGTGGATCCTCATGTATAGTTTCCTCATCCAATGCCGCACCAGATCCATTGTTGTCATCATTTATATTGCCTGTAGCCGAAGACCTTTCCAGTTCACAACCTCACTTATCTACTGACACAAGGCCATCCAAGAAAAGTTCAGATGACGAAAAACAGTATGTCTTTCATTCATCCTCTCTTAAGTGAAATCCAGTTGTGCTAGTTTGCTTCTATAAGCAATTGGGTTCCTATTTGTACAGTTTTTGGTTAAGGGCATATCTTCTAACAGCAATACTACAATTCGTGCAAGTTCAACCTGTTTTCTGGTATAGTCTAGTTTTTAACTTGTCTGATTGTTTCTGTTCAGATATGTGAAGCCAAGTACCTTATCAGACAAGGATAAGGAAGAGAAAGCGAAACGGTGCACCTTTGTTCAAGGGTTGTTGCTTTCAACCATTCTTGATGACAAGTTATGAGGATAATTCATCTCCAAGGAGTGCTGCTGGCTTTAAGTTCACTTATTCTGATGTTGTCAATGTATTTTATCAGAGTGAAATAAGATGCAGAAAATGAATGTAATTTATGTCATATGTGTGAGCTGTGATTTCAGTTCAAATGTTTCGttgtttcctttgattttcagATCATAAAAGCTTTAATGAAATATATGAAGTTCCTTTGATTTTTGTTGTTTACTTATTATATTTGCATTTAAGGACGGACCATGGAAGACAGGTCCTTATTTCCTTTTTTCGCGGGGTGCACATTTTGTTGTGGTTGATTGTTGGgagttgatgatttgagagcGATCCCTCTGGAGGCATGGTGGCCATAATCATGAGGATGGTGGTTGTTCTTGGTGCTGCCAAAGCAACAATTCTAGTTATCCTGACAAGCTGCTTCTTCCTTCATACGCTGAATCAAAGAAAGGGAAAACGAGAAGAGGAGAATTGAAGTGGGATTTCTTAAAATGTGGTGTCTCTTATGCCATATAGACACTTACGATATCATTAACttcaaagagatcatggtggcTTATTTTGTCGAACAAAAGGCTATTCTGCCAAAAactgtaatttatttttcataaagaGCCGAAATTAGTTATTTAGTCATTAAATCATAACATCAGGTTATGCCCAAGCTGCTTATGAACCTCTGTTGCTTTTCTCATTACTTTAGGATTGATACATGATCCACGGACAATAGGAAGTTATTGATTTAAGGATAGTTAACCTTCACTTTGTTTTACTTCTTTAGAGAATGTACAACCACCGTAAGTCCGTAACCCAATAAAAATTGTTGGTCCAATTACTATCACACTGGTCCAACTTAACAAATTACATTTTGGAACAATGCATTGATAGGGGGTTTCTGTTCAAAGTTAGTGAATCATATTCATGTATGGgtataaacaaataaatgagAGATTATTGACTCCTAACAAAATGGTGTGCCTCCGGACACAATTTAAGAATAACATTACGCCTAGAGACCTAATCGTAACCACTGTGAGGACATTCTTCtgtccaaaatattttttaccacATTTTTTACAAAAGAATCAAAGCAAGTTGAGCAGCAACCTCTTATCAAACTAGTTTGTCCACCTGCCATTAGTTCAATGTGGGGGCAGACATCTGGTGCGGGCACAGACCGAACCTCACTCTTCTTGTGCTCAAGACCACATGCAGCTAGTACGGTGTGTTTAGAACTCCTTGCAACGTCCTTGAGAGTATTATGCCCTGAATCAAGAATTTGGTGGCATGAACAAAAAGCAAAACAGAACCATGATACAATTTCTTTGTAATCAGAAATCACGATGGAAACGTGTTCCAAAGATTGAAAAAGGGTTGATAAACACACGTGCCTCAATGAAGGTTCTATGCTTACCTAAATCAACATCTCGAGATAAGCTCCACAGGTGTCTTTTAACCATAGACTTCAACTGCTGCTTTATTGTTTCGAAGTTACTCTCTTCTTTGATAGCAACGGGTAAGCTATTGTCAGTGACCACGTCTATGCTGTTGTTGAACGGATAAACTTGTTCATAACCAGATacggaaggtgttgttgccacAAGTACGGGCAATAGCACACCGTGCATAGATCTGTTGGCAAGCATAGCTGAATCCTGAACCACTGGTCTTCTAGCATTGCCAATTCTCGTTGAGGAGGGGTCTGCATTCTGCATTGATGGAGACATATTGTTGCATAATCTCTCGTCTAAGAATGGGAGGTACGATGTTCCCGCATCCTGTGCCCTTGTATGCTGTGTTGCATTTGTTTCCCTGCCTTGATCGGTTTGAGAGTTATACAAGTTACTTGTTGAATTGGTAGCTGAAGTACCATTGGTTCTGCCAGATACCGAACGTAGCTGGTGAATCTGTCGGAGTATCCAGCGCCTTTCTGATA
This portion of the Arachis duranensis cultivar V14167 chromosome 6, aradu.V14167.gnm2.J7QH, whole genome shotgun sequence genome encodes:
- the LOC107492200 gene encoding protein DEHYDRATION-INDUCED 19 homolog 3; this translates as MDAESSWSARLSSASKRYHAALHSRSDMFLGFDENDGDDDIREEFLCPFCSEYFDIVGLCCHIDEEHPVEAKNGVCPVCTLRVGVDMVAHITLQHGNILKMQRKRKSRKGGSYSTLSLLRKELREGNLQTLFGGSSCIVSSSNAAPDPLLSSFILPVAEDLSSSQPHLSTDTRPSKKSSDDEKQYVKPSTLSDKDKEEKAKRCTFVQGLLLSTILDDKL